The following nucleotide sequence is from Mesorhizobium sp. J8.
ACGGCGGATCGGTGTTGAGATTCGGCCAGTAGGCTTTTGGCAGGTCGTCGAATTTGTCGACCGTGCCGTCGGCCTTTTTCGGATACCAGCGCGCGGGATCGCTGTCGCGGCTGGCGTAGAAGGCGACCGCCTCCCGCAGCGTGTGGAAATAACCATTGTGGAAGAAGCTCTTGCGCAGCGCCACGTTGCGCAGAGTGGACGTCTTGAACAGGCCGCAATAGTCGGCGCGGCCCTTGAAGTCGGTGCGCAGCGGACCGCACAAGCCGAGGTCGACATAATTCGGATCGGCATTGGCGGGGATTGCCGGATTGCGCGGCACGGCGATCGCGATCAGGCCGTAGTCGGTGAATTGCGGCGGCTCGCCGTCATTGGCCGGTTCGCTCAAATGGCAGCTCGCGCAATTGCCCTTCGCCTCATCCTCGAACAGCATGCGGCCGCGCAATTCCTGCGCGGAAAGCTGTGCCTTGCCGGCGAGGAAGGCGTCGTAGCGGCTGGAATAGGGATAGAAATCGGCGCTGCTTTGCTCGAAGGTGCCGAGCGCTTCCAACGCGGCGTCGAAGGCGTCCTGCGGATGATCGAAGACATCGGCGCCGAACGCTGCCTTGAAAGCGTCGGCATAGGGCGCCTTGCGCAGGCTGGCGACCACGGCGCCCTCATCCTTGTTGCCCATCTCGAAGGGCGACAGCAGTGGAATCCTCGCCTGGTCCTTGCCGTGGTCGGCGCGGCCGTCCCAGGTCAGGCCTCCGGTCGGGCCGTTGTCGACGCTCTCGTCGCCTTCGTCCTCGGAGTCGTAGAAATGTTCGGTGAAGGCTGGCGCCTGCAGGTAGCGCAGCGACGGCACGGCGCGAACGCCGGGTCGGTCGAGATTGGCTCCGCCCATCTCGACCGGCGAAGCCGAGGCCGGCCCGAAGGCGTGGTTGGGATCATGGCAGGACGAGCAGGCCTGCTTGCCCGAGGCCGAGAGAGAC
It contains:
- a CDS encoding cytochrome-c peroxidase; translated protein: MSPQTLGRKKNRAIALLAASIVGLTAPANTAEPSGVHPGPMSRQEAYARADALTALGRQMFFDPSLSASGKQACSSCHDPNHAFGPASASPVEMGGANLDRPGVRAVPSLRYLQAPAFTEHFYDSEDEGDESVDNGPTGGLTWDGRADHGKDQARIPLLSPFEMGNKDEGAVVASLRKAPYADAFKAAFGADVFDHPQDAFDAALEALGTFEQSSADFYPYSSRYDAFLAGKAQLSAQELRGRMLFEDEAKGNCASCHLSEPANDGEPPQFTDYGLIAIAVPRNPAIPANADPNYVDLGLCGPLRTDFKGRADYCGLFKTSTLRNVALRKSFFHNGYFHTLREAVAFYASRDSDPARWYPKKADGTVDKFDDLPKAYWPNLNTDPPFNGRKPGDKPALTDAEIDDIVAFLGTLTDADQAGQ